The Kitasatospora setae KM-6054 genome contains a region encoding:
- a CDS encoding helix-turn-helix domain-containing protein encodes MSPRSDPPMGFAEAFDLPLSIDLRTAARAIGVCPGTAYKLIRRNAFPCSVLRVGGQYRIPTADLLRSLGIAELPVYASDLAAGAEIADRLDGLGTEEFE; translated from the coding sequence ATGAGTCCCCGCTCCGACCCGCCGATGGGGTTCGCCGAAGCCTTCGACCTGCCCCTGAGCATCGACCTGCGCACCGCCGCCCGCGCGATCGGCGTCTGCCCCGGCACCGCGTACAAGCTCATCCGCCGGAACGCCTTCCCGTGCTCCGTACTCCGGGTCGGCGGGCAGTACCGCATCCCCACCGCCGACCTGCTGCGCTCGCTCGGCATCGCGGAACTCCCGGTGTACGCGTCCGACTTGGCCGCAGGCGCCGAGATCGCCGACCGGCTCGACGGGCTCGGAACGGAGGAGTTCGAATGA
- a CDS encoding magnesium and cobalt transport protein CorA, which translates to MSDWRVRAVRASRRPFGRTAQRPADRTAAPEHSMDPRSEQHDGVREPDALERSVVDAAVYHDGRRTETPASLAEIYRDLPGKPGTMAWIGLYRPAEAQLVEAAEKFDLHELALEDAIVAHQRPKLERYGDTLFVVLRAARYLDDVEEVDFGEIHLFVGPDFVLTVRHSQSPDISMVRSRLEADPELLALGPEAVLYAVLDAVVDGYAPVIAGLQHDIDEIETEVFGGDPQVSRRIYELSREVIEFQRATGPLLEILRALEGGFQKYGTDEELQRYLRDVADHATYAAERVDGFRQMLQNILTVNATLVSQRQNEEMKQLAEAGHAQNDEIKKISSWAAILFAPTLIGTVYGMNFEEMPELHWAFGYPFAIGLMGVVCVSLYLIFKRRNWL; encoded by the coding sequence GTGTCCGACTGGCGTGTGCGCGCCGTGCGCGCGAGCAGGCGACCCTTCGGCCGGACCGCCCAGCGGCCCGCCGACCGCACCGCCGCCCCCGAACACTCCATGGACCCGCGCTCCGAGCAGCACGACGGCGTCCGCGAACCCGACGCGCTGGAACGCTCCGTCGTCGACGCCGCCGTCTACCACGACGGCCGCCGGACAGAGACCCCCGCCAGCCTCGCCGAGATCTACCGCGACCTCCCCGGCAAGCCCGGCACCATGGCCTGGATCGGCCTCTACCGCCCCGCCGAAGCCCAACTCGTCGAAGCCGCAGAGAAGTTCGACCTCCACGAACTCGCCCTCGAAGACGCCATCGTCGCCCACCAGCGCCCCAAACTCGAACGCTACGGCGACACCCTCTTCGTCGTGCTGCGCGCCGCCCGCTACCTCGACGACGTCGAGGAAGTCGACTTCGGCGAGATCCACCTCTTCGTCGGCCCCGACTTCGTCCTCACCGTCCGGCACTCCCAGTCGCCCGACATCTCGATGGTCCGCAGCCGCCTCGAAGCCGACCCCGAACTCCTCGCCCTCGGCCCCGAAGCCGTCCTCTACGCCGTCCTCGACGCCGTCGTCGACGGCTACGCCCCCGTCATCGCCGGCCTCCAGCACGACATCGACGAGATCGAGACCGAGGTCTTCGGCGGCGACCCCCAGGTCTCCCGCCGCATCTACGAACTCTCCCGCGAGGTCATCGAGTTCCAGCGCGCCACCGGCCCCCTGCTGGAGATCCTCCGCGCCCTGGAAGGCGGCTTCCAGAAGTACGGCACCGACGAGGAACTCCAGCGCTACCTCCGCGACGTCGCCGACCACGCCACCTACGCCGCCGAACGCGTCGACGGCTTCCGCCAGATGCTCCAGAACATCCTCACCGTCAACGCCACCCTGGTCTCCCAGCGCCAGAACGAGGAGATGAAGCAACTCGCCGAAGCCGGCCACGCCCAGAACGACGAGATCAAGAAGATCTCCTCCTGGGCCGCCATCCTCTTCGCCCCCACCCTCATCGGCACCGTCTACGGCATGAACTTCGAGGAGATGCCGGAACTCCACTGGGCCTTCGGCTACCCCTTCGCGATCGGCCTGATGGGCGTGGTCTGCGTCAGCCTCTACCTGATCTTCAAGCGCCGCAACTGGCTGTAG
- a CDS encoding SDR family oxidoreductase: MENTNDDGVRTEQPLAGRIALVAGATRGAGRALAVELGRAGATVYVTGRTTRTRVSEVGRASETIEETGELVTAAGGTGVAVPTDHLDEAQVRALFERIEAAHGRLDVLVNDLWGGEHLTAGSIFGKKSWETPLADGLRVLELGVRSHVVTAALGLPLLVRSDGPLLVEVTDGTAAYNRRYRENLYYDLAKNAPIRMAFGLGSELAEYGGAAVCVTPGFLRSEQMLTHFGATEQTWRDVIAVEPTFAIAESPRYLARGVAALAADPRRAERWNRKSTSSAELARVYGVTDADGSRPDAWGYFDALEERGAAAVSADDYR, encoded by the coding sequence ATGGAGAACACGAACGATGACGGTGTCCGTACCGAACAGCCGCTGGCCGGCCGGATCGCCCTGGTCGCGGGCGCGACCCGGGGCGCGGGCCGGGCGCTGGCGGTGGAGCTGGGCCGGGCGGGGGCGACGGTCTACGTGACCGGGCGGACGACCCGGACCCGGGTGAGCGAGGTGGGCCGGGCGAGCGAGACGATCGAGGAGACCGGGGAGTTGGTGACGGCGGCCGGCGGGACGGGCGTCGCGGTGCCCACCGACCACCTGGACGAGGCGCAGGTGCGGGCGCTGTTCGAGCGGATCGAGGCGGCGCACGGGCGCCTGGACGTCCTGGTGAACGACCTGTGGGGCGGGGAGCACCTGACCGCCGGGTCGATCTTCGGGAAGAAGAGCTGGGAGACGCCGCTCGCCGACGGGCTGCGGGTGCTGGAACTGGGCGTCCGCTCGCACGTGGTGACGGCGGCGCTCGGCCTGCCGCTGCTGGTGCGTTCGGACGGGCCGCTGCTGGTGGAGGTCACCGACGGCACGGCGGCGTACAACCGCAGGTACCGGGAGAACCTCTACTACGACCTGGCGAAGAACGCGCCGATCCGGATGGCCTTCGGGCTGGGGTCGGAGCTCGCGGAGTACGGCGGCGCGGCGGTCTGCGTGACGCCGGGTTTCCTGCGCTCGGAGCAGATGCTCACCCACTTCGGCGCGACCGAGCAGACCTGGCGGGACGTCATCGCCGTCGAGCCGACCTTCGCGATCGCGGAGTCGCCCCGCTACCTGGCGCGCGGGGTCGCGGCGCTGGCCGCCGACCCGCGGCGGGCCGAGCGGTGGAACCGGAAGTCGACCTCCAGCGCCGAGCTGGCCCGGGTCTACGGCGTCACGGACGCGGACGGCAGCCGGCCGGACGCCTGGGGGTACTTCGACGCGCTGGAGGAGCGGGGGGCGGCGGCGGTCTCGGCGGACGACTACCGCTGA
- a CDS encoding helix-turn-helix transcriptional regulator, producing MRAARLIRMALLLQSSPGRTAAELGRELGVSERTVIRDVQALQEAGIPVRSERGRAGGYRLAPGHRTRLTTLDPTEAETLYLSGLPTALRDLGLSDAADTARLKLSATLLPSLRAAAESSARRFHLDAPAWFREPSTPELLPELARALWADRAVELAYARPGREPGPAREVEPYGLVLKAGVWYLVARVPDAAAYRTYRADRISALRTPPGEPFSRDAAFELAAYWQEHSARFARTLLRATVTLRLTPEGARRLPEVTDRTAAEAALAASSPEPGGRTVLELAVESEEIAFAELVRLGAEAEVLAPPALRARFARHARDLAALYPEEDADENPGGRVPDGRAPDGRTPGGAQR from the coding sequence ATGCGCGCCGCCCGTCTGATCCGCATGGCCCTGCTGCTCCAGTCCAGCCCCGGCCGCACCGCCGCCGAGCTCGGCCGGGAGCTCGGGGTCTCCGAACGGACCGTCATCCGCGACGTCCAGGCGCTCCAGGAGGCCGGGATCCCGGTCCGCTCCGAACGCGGCCGGGCCGGCGGCTACCGGCTCGCCCCCGGCCACCGCACCCGCCTCACCACGCTGGACCCGACCGAGGCCGAGACCCTCTACCTCTCCGGCCTGCCCACCGCGCTGCGCGACCTCGGCCTCTCCGACGCCGCCGACACCGCCCGGCTCAAGCTCTCCGCGACCCTGCTGCCCTCGCTGCGGGCCGCCGCCGAGTCCTCGGCCCGGCGCTTCCACCTGGACGCCCCCGCCTGGTTCCGCGAACCGTCCACCCCCGAGCTGCTGCCGGAACTCGCCCGCGCCCTCTGGGCCGACCGCGCCGTCGAACTCGCCTACGCCCGCCCCGGCCGCGAACCCGGACCGGCAAGGGAGGTCGAACCGTACGGGCTGGTCCTGAAGGCGGGCGTCTGGTACCTGGTCGCCCGGGTCCCGGACGCGGCCGCCTACCGCACCTACCGGGCCGACCGGATCAGCGCGCTGCGCACCCCGCCCGGCGAACCGTTCAGCCGCGACGCGGCCTTCGAGCTGGCGGCGTACTGGCAGGAGCACAGCGCCCGGTTCGCCCGCACCCTGCTGCGCGCCACCGTCACCCTCCGGCTCACCCCGGAGGGCGCGCGCCGCCTGCCCGAGGTCACCGACCGGACGGCGGCCGAGGCCGCACTGGCCGCGAGCTCCCCGGAACCCGGCGGCCGGACCGTCCTCGAACTGGCCGTGGAGAGCGAGGAGATCGCGTTCGCCGAACTCGTCCGGCTCGGCGCCGAGGCCGAGGTGCTGGCCCCGCCCGCGCTCCGCGCCCGGTTCGCCCGGCACGCCCGGGACCTCGCCGCGCTCTACCCGGAGGAGGACGCCGACGAGAACCCGGGCGGTCGGGTTCCAGACGGTCGGGCCCCGGACGGTCGGACCCCGGGCGGGGCTCAGCGGTAG
- a CDS encoding HEAT repeat domain-containing protein: MIDSDPGTGPTTADGRHVAAARSAPVDDALRAAGAMAGAADPAVRAAGHLRLGRRAQVGVDEVRAWVADAVLALAADERDAGVLPALVRALESTQDGRALPVLLGLAGHPAWEVREAVARGLPFLGGEESGPRRVRALLALSRDEDPDVRGAAVFSLGTLEESPDPAVPDALRERLADADPDVAAEAVRGLARRRGAAVVPRLLALLRAEAAGADGPHPLTLSAAAVLGQPELLPALAELAAADAADERVGEALAACDPERTGRLDALAWEVLTALHARRPDLDAALSRTRFTTELTLRVGPRPGRDGGYCAAALLRRADDDPAAAAALVDADHPPAAVSR, encoded by the coding sequence ATGATCGACAGCGACCCGGGAACCGGCCCGACCACGGCGGACGGCCGGCACGTGGCGGCCGCCCGGTCCGCGCCGGTCGACGACGCGCTGCGGGCCGCCGGGGCGATGGCGGGCGCCGCCGATCCGGCCGTTCGGGCCGCGGGCCACCTGCGGTTGGGGCGGCGCGCCCAGGTCGGGGTGGACGAGGTGCGGGCGTGGGTCGCGGACGCCGTGCTGGCCCTGGCGGCGGACGAGCGGGACGCCGGCGTGCTGCCCGCGCTGGTGCGGGCGCTGGAGTCGACGCAGGACGGGCGGGCGCTGCCGGTGTTGCTGGGGCTGGCCGGGCACCCGGCGTGGGAGGTGCGGGAGGCGGTCGCCCGGGGGCTGCCGTTCCTGGGCGGGGAGGAGTCGGGCCCGCGGCGGGTGCGCGCGCTGCTGGCGCTGTCCCGGGACGAGGACCCGGACGTGCGCGGGGCGGCGGTGTTCTCGCTCGGCACGCTGGAGGAGTCGCCCGACCCGGCGGTGCCGGACGCGCTGCGCGAGCGGCTGGCCGACGCGGACCCGGACGTCGCGGCGGAGGCGGTCCGCGGGCTGGCCCGCCGCCGGGGCGCCGCCGTCGTGCCCCGGCTGCTCGCCCTGCTGCGGGCGGAGGCCGCCGGGGCGGACGGCCCGCACCCGCTGACGCTGTCCGCCGCCGCCGTCCTGGGCCAGCCCGAACTGCTGCCCGCGCTAGCCGAGTTGGCGGCGGCCGACGCTGCGGACGAGCGGGTCGGCGAGGCGCTGGCCGCCTGCGACCCGGAGCGGACCGGGCGGCTCGACGCGCTGGCCTGGGAGGTGCTGACGGCCCTGCACGCCCGCCGGCCGGACCTGGACGCGGCGCTCTCCCGGACCCGCTTCACCACCGAGCTCACCCTGCGCGTCGGCCCCCGCCCCGGCCGGGACGGCGGCTACTGCGCGGCGGCCCTGCTCCGCCGCGCGGACGACGACCCGGCCGCCGCGGCCGCCCTGGTCGACGCCGACCACCCGCCCGCCGCCGTCTCGCGCTGA
- a CDS encoding LamG domain-containing protein, whose protein sequence is MSSPTPPQSPVVFDAPFSDRSQWAAGVSSAYPPNGRNPGDDKLDHLVPGYGPDGDRFTALRESSRSWRTPLVTTEGTAGGFELRPGDRLEASCQVLADQGVWPAIWTWGRDVGPGRPQPGHGEVDVLEYHDDHPGLLELSNHVRPGDPAYLDGLVAPGRWFDVACVFGADSVRWELDGREVYADGRGVGPDWRAWIIVNLSVSAGRRYHRRPRANSRRLSWRCRDLAVRRSGGA, encoded by the coding sequence GTGAGCAGTCCCACTCCCCCGCAGTCGCCCGTCGTGTTCGACGCGCCCTTCTCGGACCGTTCGCAGTGGGCGGCCGGCGTCTCGTCGGCGTACCCGCCGAACGGGCGGAATCCGGGGGACGACAAGCTGGACCACCTGGTGCCGGGCTACGGGCCGGACGGGGACAGGTTCACCGCGCTGCGGGAGAGTTCGCGCAGTTGGCGGACGCCGCTGGTGACGACGGAGGGCACGGCGGGCGGGTTCGAGCTGCGGCCGGGCGACCGGCTGGAGGCGAGCTGCCAGGTGCTGGCGGACCAGGGGGTCTGGCCGGCGATCTGGACCTGGGGGCGGGACGTCGGGCCGGGGCGTCCGCAGCCGGGGCACGGCGAGGTGGACGTGCTGGAGTACCACGACGACCATCCGGGGCTGCTGGAGCTGAGCAACCACGTCCGCCCGGGCGATCCGGCGTACCTGGACGGGCTGGTGGCGCCGGGCCGGTGGTTCGACGTCGCCTGCGTGTTCGGCGCGGACTCGGTGCGCTGGGAGCTGGACGGCCGCGAGGTGTACGCGGACGGGCGGGGCGTCGGCCCGGACTGGCGGGCCTGGATCATCGTGAACCTGTCGGTGTCGGCCGGCCGCCGCTACCACCGCCGTCCGCGCGCCAACTCCCGCCGCCTGTCCTGGCGTTGCCGCGACCTGGCGGTCCGGCGCTCCGGCGGGGCCTGA
- a CDS encoding alkaline phosphatase D family protein, which yields MSNLSRRIFLLGGLTTAGAAALQLGAAAQISAAATPFPFTLGVASGEPDESSVVLWTRLAPSPTDADGQGGMPNADVAVDWQVSTSETFATLAGSGTVTARYAQAHSVHVLAGGLAPDAEYYYRFRAQGFVSPVGRTRTAPAPTTVGRDFTMAFASCAHYESGYYTAYRRMADDRPDLILHLGDYIYEGGAGTGGVRQHLGGETVSLADYRRRHALYRTDPDLQAAHAIAPWLVVPDDHEVENNYAGTVRADNSPVLTAAQWTARRTAAYQAYYENMPLRAAAAPAGNSIQLYRRVRWGTLATFHMLDTRQFRDDQACGDGSKVCADADLATRTITGSAQEAWLLDGLGQRLGTWDLIGQQVFFARNVNAAGAMNMDAWDGYRASRARIQQGIVDRAVRNPVVLTGDVHASWGNDLKADYADPSSATIGSELVCTSITSGGNGSAATAVPNGALNPHLRFYSDRRGYVRTRITPAQITADFRSVATVTEHGAAATTARTFHLHDGQPGLADA from the coding sequence ATGAGCAACCTCAGTCGCCGCATCTTCCTGCTAGGCGGGCTCACCACCGCGGGCGCCGCCGCGCTCCAACTCGGCGCGGCAGCGCAGATCTCGGCCGCCGCCACCCCCTTCCCGTTCACGCTCGGCGTCGCCTCCGGGGAACCGGACGAGAGCAGCGTGGTGCTGTGGACCAGGCTGGCCCCCAGCCCGACCGACGCGGACGGCCAGGGCGGCATGCCCAACGCCGACGTCGCCGTCGACTGGCAGGTCTCCACCAGCGAGACCTTCGCCACCCTGGCCGGCTCCGGCACGGTCACCGCCCGCTACGCCCAGGCCCACTCGGTGCACGTGCTGGCCGGCGGCCTCGCCCCCGACGCCGAGTACTACTACCGGTTCCGCGCCCAGGGGTTCGTCTCCCCGGTCGGCCGGACCCGGACCGCGCCCGCCCCGACCACGGTCGGGCGCGACTTCACGATGGCCTTCGCCTCCTGCGCCCACTACGAGAGCGGCTACTACACCGCCTACCGGCGGATGGCCGACGACCGCCCCGACCTGATCCTGCACCTGGGCGACTACATCTACGAGGGCGGCGCCGGCACCGGCGGCGTGCGCCAGCACCTCGGCGGCGAGACCGTCTCGCTGGCCGACTACCGCCGCCGCCACGCGCTCTACCGCACCGACCCGGACCTCCAGGCCGCGCACGCGATCGCGCCCTGGCTGGTCGTCCCGGACGACCACGAGGTCGAGAACAACTACGCGGGCACGGTCCGCGCCGACAACAGCCCCGTGCTGACCGCCGCCCAGTGGACGGCCCGGCGCACCGCCGCCTACCAGGCGTACTACGAGAACATGCCGCTGCGCGCCGCCGCCGCGCCCGCCGGCAACAGCATCCAGCTCTACCGCCGGGTCCGCTGGGGCACCCTCGCCACCTTCCACATGCTCGACACCCGCCAGTTCCGCGACGACCAGGCGTGCGGCGACGGCAGCAAGGTCTGCGCCGACGCCGACCTGGCCACCCGGACGATCACCGGCAGCGCCCAGGAGGCGTGGCTGCTCGACGGGCTCGGCCAGCGCCTCGGCACCTGGGACCTGATCGGCCAGCAGGTGTTCTTCGCCCGCAACGTCAACGCGGCCGGCGCGATGAACATGGACGCCTGGGACGGCTACCGGGCCAGCCGGGCCCGGATCCAGCAGGGCATCGTCGACCGGGCCGTGCGCAACCCCGTCGTCCTCACCGGCGACGTGCACGCCTCCTGGGGCAACGACCTGAAGGCCGACTACGCCGACCCGTCCTCGGCCACCATCGGCTCCGAACTGGTCTGCACCTCGATCACCAGCGGCGGCAACGGCAGCGCCGCCACGGCCGTCCCGAACGGCGCGCTCAACCCGCACCTGCGCTTCTACTCCGACCGGCGCGGCTACGTCCGCACCCGGATCACCCCCGCGCAGATCACCGCCGACTTCCGCTCGGTGGCGACCGTCACCGAGCACGGCGCGGCGGCCACCACCGCCCGCACCTTCCACCTCCACGACGGACAACCGGGACTGGCCGATGCGTAA
- a CDS encoding serine hydrolase domain-containing protein, with product MNGSRPAPLGLALAALLPLACAAAPASVVPASVAPASAVPSSVAPASVASVADLGALVDRTVAEQLRRDRIPGAAVAVVRGDEVLLRGYGLADTAARTPVDPERTGFYLGSLAKLFTAQAAADLVAAGRIDPDADVNRYLPPANRIPDTYPGRPVTTDRLLTHTAGFDSDLVGVNSATPDGIPTLADSLAAHRPARVRPPGTLAAYDNYGAALAGLVVERVAGKPYAEHLHDTVLGPLGMTRTSFAQPHPAALTPARGYRPDGAADWTEEHGQYGPWTPSGPGGLTTAADMARWLRDQLAPGPAARLMQTTHYRQHPRLPGLGWAYEGWTRDGFTGWFKDGDLPGFHGNLLVLPEQHLGVYVVYNGDGTDGTAGWDGKQLIRAIVDTLPGAAAVTGGDTGPVDGGGRYAGTYLAARGSRDSMMRTEELFGAVTVTTADAGLLRTEGLSPDPRTPVQYWRPLGDGQYLERDGQARIAFRDGVLTASDNASTAYRRLGWCERPGPRLAVLGAALAVLLGAAVAVPATALTRRLRRCPAHPLPARAARAAAAVTGLLAAGFLTALLALVADGNAMMEAVPLGTPLALAPTWWGAALPPAALAVTAGATAGWLRGWWRLPGRIAMTATATAAAAFTAFLADYHLIAGPLGTLLG from the coding sequence ATGAACGGTTCCCGCCCCGCCCCGCTCGGGCTCGCTCTCGCCGCCCTGCTGCCGCTCGCCTGCGCCGCCGCGCCCGCCTCGGTTGTGCCGGCCTCTGTCGCGCCCGCGTCGGCTGTGCCGTCCTCCGTCGCGCCCGCTTCGGTCGCCTCGGTCGCCGACCTCGGGGCGCTGGTCGACCGCACCGTCGCCGAGCAGCTGCGGCGCGACCGGATCCCCGGCGCGGCCGTCGCCGTGGTCCGCGGCGACGAGGTGCTGCTGCGCGGCTACGGGCTCGCCGACACCGCCGCGCGGACCCCCGTCGACCCCGAGCGGACCGGTTTCTACCTCGGCTCGCTGGCCAAGCTGTTCACCGCGCAGGCCGCCGCCGACCTGGTCGCGGCCGGCCGGATCGACCCCGACGCCGACGTCAACCGCTACCTGCCGCCCGCCAACCGGATCCCCGACACCTACCCCGGCCGTCCCGTCACCACCGACCGGCTGCTCACCCACACGGCCGGCTTCGACAGCGACCTGGTCGGCGTCAACTCGGCCACCCCCGACGGGATCCCCACCCTCGCCGACAGCCTCGCCGCGCACCGCCCGGCCCGGGTCCGCCCGCCCGGCACCCTCGCCGCGTACGACAACTACGGCGCCGCGCTGGCCGGCCTGGTGGTCGAGCGGGTCGCCGGCAAGCCGTACGCCGAGCACCTCCACGACACCGTCCTCGGGCCGCTCGGGATGACCCGCACCTCCTTCGCCCAGCCGCACCCCGCCGCGCTCACCCCCGCCCGCGGCTACCGCCCCGACGGCGCGGCCGACTGGACGGAGGAGCACGGCCAGTACGGCCCCTGGACGCCCAGCGGACCCGGCGGCCTCACCACCGCCGCCGACATGGCCCGCTGGCTGCGCGACCAGCTCGCCCCCGGCCCCGCCGCCCGCCTGATGCAGACCACCCACTACCGGCAGCACCCCCGGCTGCCCGGCCTGGGCTGGGCCTACGAGGGCTGGACCCGCGACGGCTTCACCGGCTGGTTCAAGGACGGCGACCTGCCCGGCTTCCACGGCAACCTGCTGGTCCTGCCCGAACAGCACCTCGGCGTGTACGTGGTCTACAACGGCGACGGCACCGACGGCACGGCCGGCTGGGACGGCAAACAGCTGATCCGGGCGATCGTCGACACCCTCCCCGGCGCGGCCGCGGTCACCGGCGGCGACACCGGACCCGTGGACGGCGGCGGGCGGTACGCCGGGACGTACCTGGCCGCCCGGGGCAGCCGGGACAGCATGATGCGCACCGAGGAACTGTTCGGCGCCGTCACCGTCACCACCGCGGACGCCGGGCTGCTGCGCACCGAAGGGCTCTCGCCCGACCCCCGCACCCCCGTCCAGTACTGGCGGCCGCTCGGCGACGGCCAGTACCTGGAACGCGACGGGCAGGCCCGGATCGCCTTCCGGGACGGGGTGCTCACCGCCTCCGACAACGCCTCCACCGCCTACCGCCGCCTCGGATGGTGCGAGCGGCCCGGCCCCCGGCTCGCCGTCCTCGGCGCCGCCCTCGCCGTCCTGCTCGGCGCGGCCGTCGCCGTCCCCGCCACCGCGCTCACCCGCCGGCTGCGCCGCTGCCCCGCCCACCCGCTCCCGGCCCGCGCCGCCCGGGCCGCCGCCGCCGTCACCGGACTGCTCGCCGCCGGGTTCCTGACCGCGTTGCTGGCCCTGGTCGCCGACGGCAACGCGATGATGGAGGCCGTCCCGCTCGGCACCCCGCTCGCCCTCGCCCCCACCTGGTGGGGCGCCGCACTCCCGCCCGCCGCCCTCGCCGTCACCGCCGGCGCCACCGCGGGCTGGCTGCGCGGCTGGTGGCGGCTGCCCGGCCGGATCGCGATGACCGCCACCGCGACGGCCGCCGCCGCGTTCACCGCCTTCCTCGCCGACTACCACCTGATCGCCGGCCCGCTCGGCACCCTGCTGGGCTGA
- a CDS encoding histidine kinase, translated as MRGGDHGDEGPPGPVVLSLVLLGAMFGMASPADGGWWPEPVAWVAFGVQAVHCLPWTARLRGAWTLAAQLLLAPWSGVPGFAAASVLLLVRRPVPRWVLFALVVAGAGALAADSPYGAANGAGNALAQGLTVYALTRLFHRYAELHAALDRLASARVAEERRRAARALDAALGVPLAAVLRLAAAGDAAGVAATARRAAAGVRRAPEPTAGPTEAHGPDGADGGDGPDSADGPDSADGPDGGPLPAPVLPVLPVLLAVHAGYLAVGVVYLAESRLPPFELAAALGALAVVTGLQVRHSLPRPPGVRPAGYGWTWALQCVVAVAVLFGPGGPHPQLPAFAAASALVLLPPAAGWPVLAGAVVAAGWVSGAAAVDVVTIALVCYGLALLTAMVRSVREARRALAELAVARERRRIARDVHDLLGSGLAAVAVTAELAVRHPSAGHLARAAGLAERTLGELRAVPADAAALDLDGELAAAEALLAAAGIGLRRTGEVRQVRPADRPLLAAVLREGTTNVLRHSRATRCELDLGAHGLRLANDNALPPQGRSGAAGSGSGTPNLTARAAARRAGFASAPDGNGGWAIELSLPASALANSQTELTK; from the coding sequence ATGCGCGGGGGAGATCACGGGGACGAGGGGCCGCCGGGGCCGGTGGTGCTGTCACTGGTACTGCTGGGGGCGATGTTCGGGATGGCGTCGCCCGCGGACGGCGGGTGGTGGCCGGAGCCGGTGGCGTGGGTGGCGTTCGGGGTGCAGGCGGTGCACTGCCTGCCGTGGACGGCCCGGCTGCGCGGGGCGTGGACGCTGGCGGCGCAGCTGCTGCTGGCGCCGTGGTCGGGCGTGCCGGGGTTCGCGGCGGCGTCGGTGCTGCTGCTGGTCCGCCGTCCGGTGCCGCGCTGGGTGCTGTTCGCGCTGGTGGTGGCGGGGGCGGGGGCGCTCGCGGCGGACAGTCCGTACGGGGCGGCGAACGGGGCGGGCAACGCGCTCGCCCAGGGGCTGACGGTGTACGCGCTGACCCGGCTGTTCCACCGGTACGCCGAACTGCACGCCGCGCTGGACCGGTTGGCGTCCGCGCGGGTGGCCGAGGAACGGCGGCGGGCGGCCCGCGCCCTGGACGCGGCGCTGGGCGTGCCGCTGGCGGCGGTGCTGCGGCTGGCGGCCGCGGGCGACGCGGCGGGGGTGGCGGCGACGGCGCGGCGGGCGGCGGCCGGGGTGCGGCGGGCCCCGGAGCCGACCGCCGGGCCGACCGAAGCGCACGGCCCGGACGGCGCCGACGGCGGCGACGGCCCGGACAGCGCGGACGGCCCGGACAGCGCGGACGGCCCGGACGGCGGTCCGCTGCCCGCGCCGGTGCTGCCGGTGCTGCCGGTGCTGCTGGCGGTGCACGCGGGCTATCTGGCCGTCGGCGTGGTCTACCTGGCGGAGTCCCGCCTCCCCCCGTTCGAACTGGCAGCGGCCCTGGGCGCGCTGGCGGTCGTGACGGGCCTTCAGGTGCGGCATTCGCTGCCCCGCCCGCCCGGGGTGCGCCCGGCGGGGTACGGGTGGACGTGGGCGCTGCAGTGCGTGGTGGCGGTGGCGGTGCTGTTCGGTCCGGGCGGCCCGCATCCGCAACTGCCGGCGTTCGCGGCCGCGTCGGCGCTGGTGCTGCTGCCGCCCGCCGCCGGGTGGCCGGTGCTGGCGGGGGCGGTGGTCGCGGCGGGGTGGGTGAGCGGCGCGGCGGCGGTGGACGTGGTGACCATCGCGCTGGTCTGCTACGGGCTGGCGCTGCTGACCGCGATGGTGCGGTCGGTCCGGGAGGCGCGGCGGGCGCTGGCCGAGCTGGCGGTGGCCCGGGAGCGGCGGCGGATCGCCCGGGACGTGCACGACCTGCTGGGTTCGGGCCTGGCCGCCGTCGCGGTGACCGCCGAACTCGCCGTCCGGCACCCGTCCGCCGGGCACCTGGCCCGGGCCGCCGGGCTCGCCGAACGGACCCTGGGCGAGCTGCGGGCCGTCCCGGCGGACGCGGCCGCGCTCGACCTGGACGGCGAACTCGCCGCCGCCGAGGCCCTGTTGGCGGCGGCCGGGATCGGTCTGCGGCGGACCGGCGAGGTCCGGCAGGTCCGGCCGGCGGACCGCCCGCTGCTGGCCGCCGTCCTGCGCGAGGGCACCACCAACGTGCTGCGGCACAGCCGGGCCACCCGCTGCGAACTCGACCTGGGCGCGCACGGCCTGCGCCTGGCCAACGACAACGCCCTTCCACCGCAAGGCCGTTCCGGGGCCGCGGGGTCGGGCAGCGGCACGCCCAACCTGACCGCCCGGGCGGCCGCCCGGCGGGCCGGTTTCGCCTCCGCGCCCGACGGCAACGGCGGCTGGGCGATCGAACTCTCGCTTCCCGCCAGCGCGTTGGCCAACTCACAGACAGAGCTGACGAAATGA